The proteins below are encoded in one region of Scophthalmus maximus strain ysfricsl-2021 chromosome 4, ASM2237912v1, whole genome shotgun sequence:
- the irx6a gene encoding iroquois-class homeodomain protein IRX-6a isoform X2 has translation MGTKEAAMSFSQFGYPYNATSQFFVSANPSTTCCDSISRSVSDGTGGSQTAAASFCCPSYENRLLASSRTELNAALGMYSSPYAAASQNYANYFPYSTDPTSIYSTLNPQYDIKDGTGTLHSGISQTAAYYPYDHSLGQYQYDRYGTVDFNGTARRKNATRETTSTLKTWLYEHRKNPYPTKGEKIMLAIITKMTLTQVSTWFANARRRLKKENKMTWSPKNKAGDDRKDDLKSDQDCVTKDSSDCKEEKDLHLSDLEDMDGDDCDKLDSDSEKVAADEHDIQRVMAVSGGLQKRDCSSELQLSLTNSFHTFPCAVKSVGALPPLPADFLDPVASKAPSLTGPAAGTMSLSHFEATDKPRIWSLARTAASGVLLSPQQHGSDPRTGNSIGDCQLQSTRLTGAPAGQCGGMRGLHESSGVSNTESLFSEASSLHSKVYGTGSYSHKGLQLHCSSYAALADTCQYSIIEGFSGGKAETQSSDLSEACGTVQDDKVTAFRPVMKR, from the exons ATGGGAACAAAAGAAGCAGCAATGTCTTTCTCGCAATTTGGATATCCCTACAATGCAACTTCCCAG TTTTTCGTGTCGGCAAACCCCAGTACGACTTGCTGCGATTCGATTTCCAGGTCGGTGTCTGACGGGACAGGCGGCTCCCAGaccgccgccgcctccttctGCTGCCCGTCCTACGAGAACCGGCTCCTGGCGAGCAGCCGGACGGAGCTGAACGCTGCGCTGGGGATGTACAGCTCGCCCTACGCCGCCGCCAGCCAGAACTACGCCAACTACTTCCCGTACAGCACCGACCCGACCTCCATCTACTCCACTCTG AATCCACAGTATGACATCAAGGACGGCACGGGCACTTTACACTCTGGCATCAGTCAGACGGCTGCATACTACCCGTATGATCATTCACTGGGACAGTATCAATATGACAG ATACGGGACAGTGGACTTTAATGGCACAGCCAGAAGAAAGAACGCAACTCGAGAAACCACCAGCACTCTGAAGACATGGCTGTATGAGCACCGCAAGAACCCGTATCCCACCAAGGGAGAAAAAATCATGCTGGCCATCATCACCAAAATGACCCTCACGCAAGTGTCCACCTGGTTCGCCAACGCCAGGAGGCGGCTAAAGAAGGAGAACAAGATGACCTGGTCACCAAAGAATAAGGCCGGTGATGACAGGAAGGATGACCTCAAGAGCGACCAAGACTGTGTCACCAAAG ATTCTAGTGATTGCAAGGAGGAAAAGGACCTGCACCTGAGTGATCTGGAGGACATGGACGGCGACGACTGTGACAAGctggacagtgacagtgagaaaGTAGCAGCGGATGAGCACGACATCCAGAGGGTCATGGCGGTATCCGGAGGCCTCCAAAAAAGAGACTGCAGCTCCGAGCTGCAACTCAGTTTAACTAACAGCTTCCACACGTTCCCCTGTGCCGTTAAAAGCGTCGgcgccctccctcctctccccgccGACTTCCTGGATCCCGTTGCGTCCAAGGCTCCTTCCTTGACCGGCCCCGCAGCGGGAACCATGTCCCTCTCCCACTTTGAAGCAACCGACAAGCCGCGGATCTGGTCCCTGGCTCGTACGGCGGCCTCGGGGGTCTTACTGAGCCCCCAGCAGCACGGCTCCGACCCGAGGACAGGCAACTCGATCGGGGACTGCCAGCTCCAGAGCACCAGGCTTACCGGGGCTCCGGCCGGACAGTGTGGGGGCATGAGAGGCCTCCACGAATCCAGCGGTGTCAGCAACACTGAGAGCCTCTTCTCTGAGGCTTCGTCCTTGCACTCCAAAGTCTACGGCACCGGCAGCTACAGTCACAAGGGCCTCCAACTGCACTGTTCATCCTACGCTGCACTCGCAGACACATGTCAATACTCCATCATTGAAG GATTCTCTGGCGGCAAGGCCGAGACACAGTCATCAGACCTGAGCGAAGCCTGTGGGACCGTGCAGGATGACAAGGTCACTGCATTCAGGCCAGTGATGAAGAGGTGA
- the irx6a gene encoding iroquois-class homeodomain protein IRX-6a isoform X3, whose protein sequence is MYSSPYAAASQNYANYFPYSTDPTSIYSTLNPQYDIKDGTGTLHSGISQTAAYYPYDHSLGQYQYDRYGTVDFNGTARRKNATRETTSTLKTWLYEHRKNPYPTKGEKIMLAIITKMTLTQVSTWFANARRRLKKENKMTWSPKNKAGDDRKDDLKSDQDCVTKDSSDCKEEKDLHLSDLEDMDGDDCDKLDSDSEKVAADEHDIQRVMAVSGGLQKRDCSSELQLSLTNSFHTFPCAVKSVGALPPLPADFLDPVASKAPSLTGPAAGTMSLSHFEATDKPRIWSLARTAASGVLLSPQQHGSDPRTGNSIGDCQLQSTRLTGAPAGQCGGMRGLHESSGVSNTESLFSEASSLHSKVYGTGSYSHKGLQLHCSSYAALADTCQYSIIEGFSGGKAETQSSDLSEACGTVQDDKVTAFRPVMKR, encoded by the exons ATGTACAGCTCGCCCTACGCCGCCGCCAGCCAGAACTACGCCAACTACTTCCCGTACAGCACCGACCCGACCTCCATCTACTCCACTCTG AATCCACAGTATGACATCAAGGACGGCACGGGCACTTTACACTCTGGCATCAGTCAGACGGCTGCATACTACCCGTATGATCATTCACTGGGACAGTATCAATATGACAG ATACGGGACAGTGGACTTTAATGGCACAGCCAGAAGAAAGAACGCAACTCGAGAAACCACCAGCACTCTGAAGACATGGCTGTATGAGCACCGCAAGAACCCGTATCCCACCAAGGGAGAAAAAATCATGCTGGCCATCATCACCAAAATGACCCTCACGCAAGTGTCCACCTGGTTCGCCAACGCCAGGAGGCGGCTAAAGAAGGAGAACAAGATGACCTGGTCACCAAAGAATAAGGCCGGTGATGACAGGAAGGATGACCTCAAGAGCGACCAAGACTGTGTCACCAAAG ATTCTAGTGATTGCAAGGAGGAAAAGGACCTGCACCTGAGTGATCTGGAGGACATGGACGGCGACGACTGTGACAAGctggacagtgacagtgagaaaGTAGCAGCGGATGAGCACGACATCCAGAGGGTCATGGCGGTATCCGGAGGCCTCCAAAAAAGAGACTGCAGCTCCGAGCTGCAACTCAGTTTAACTAACAGCTTCCACACGTTCCCCTGTGCCGTTAAAAGCGTCGgcgccctccctcctctccccgccGACTTCCTGGATCCCGTTGCGTCCAAGGCTCCTTCCTTGACCGGCCCCGCAGCGGGAACCATGTCCCTCTCCCACTTTGAAGCAACCGACAAGCCGCGGATCTGGTCCCTGGCTCGTACGGCGGCCTCGGGGGTCTTACTGAGCCCCCAGCAGCACGGCTCCGACCCGAGGACAGGCAACTCGATCGGGGACTGCCAGCTCCAGAGCACCAGGCTTACCGGGGCTCCGGCCGGACAGTGTGGGGGCATGAGAGGCCTCCACGAATCCAGCGGTGTCAGCAACACTGAGAGCCTCTTCTCTGAGGCTTCGTCCTTGCACTCCAAAGTCTACGGCACCGGCAGCTACAGTCACAAGGGCCTCCAACTGCACTGTTCATCCTACGCTGCACTCGCAGACACATGTCAATACTCCATCATTGAAG GATTCTCTGGCGGCAAGGCCGAGACACAGTCATCAGACCTGAGCGAAGCCTGTGGGACCGTGCAGGATGACAAGGTCACTGCATTCAGGCCAGTGATGAAGAGGTGA